ATGGTAGACGTAAGCCAACACGAACTCGTCCCCGACCACACGGCCCTCGACGGCGATGAGATCGAGGGCGTACTCGAGGAGTACAACATCAAGAAAACCGACCTGCCGAAGATCAAGCGCACCGACCCCGCGATCCGCGACCTCGAAGCGGACGTCGAGGCCGGCGACGTGGTCAAGGTGACACGGGACTCGCGAACGACCGACCGGGCAGTCGTATACCGACTCGTCGTAGAATAACATGAACATTCAGGACAGACGCGAGATATCGCGTGAGTATTTCTCGAGGGAACGGCTCGCAGAACACCACTTCCGCTCGTTCAACGCGTTCCTCAACCGGGGGATGCAGGAGGTCGTCGACGAGAAGGCGACCATCGAGACGGACATCGGCGACAAGGAGGGCGAGGAGCCCGTCTACGTCGAACTCGGCGACGTTCGGGTGGTCACCCCGCGCGTCCGGGAGGCGGACGGCTCCGAGGAGCTGCTCTACCCCCAGGAGGCCCGGCTCCGGAACATCACCTACGCCGCGCCCGTCTTCATGGAGATGGCGATCATCAAGGGCGGCGAGGAAGAAGAGGAGCGGGTCGTCGACCAGACCGAGACCAAGATCGGCCGCATGCCGGTCATGGTCGGCTCCGACAAGTGTAACATCGCCGGGTTCACGCGCGAGGAGCTGATCGACATCGGCGAGGACCCCGCCGACCCCGGCGGCTACTTCATCGTCAACGGCTCCGAGCGGGTGTTGATGACCAGCGAGGACCTCGCACCGAACAAGATCCTCGCCGAGACCGACACGAAGTACGGCGACACCATCGAGGTCGCCAAGACCTTCTCCCAGCGCCGGGGTTACCGCGCGCTGGTGCTCGTCGAGCGGACCCGCGACGGGCTGCTCGAAGTGTCGTTCCCGTCGGTGTCGGGGAGCATCAACTTCGTGACGCTGATCCGAGCGCTCGGGTTGGAATCGGACGAGGAGATCGTCCACCGCGTCTCCGAGGACCCGGAGATCGTGAAGTTCATGCTCGAGAACCTGGAGGCCGCCGAGGTCCAGACGACCGAGGAAGCCATCGAGGAACTCGGCAAGCGCGTCGCCTCCGGCCAGGGCAAGAACTACCAGCTCAAGCGCGCCAACTACGTCATCGACCGCTATCTCCTCCCGCACCTCCACGAGGACGGCGTCGAGGAGGAGGACGTGCGCATCAACAAGGCGTACTACCTCTGCCGGATGGCCGAGGCGTGTTTCGAACTCGCCCTCGACCGCCGGGACGCCGACGACAAGGACCACTACGCCAACAAGCGCCTGAAGGTCAGCGGCGACCTGATGAAGGACCTGTTCCGGACGGCGCTGAACAAGCTCGCCCGGGACGTGAAGTACCAGCTCGAACGCGCGAACATGCGCAACCGCCAGCTCTCCGTCTCGACGGTCGTTCGGTCGGACGTGCTGACCGAGCGCCTCGAGCACCCGATCGCGACGGGCAACTGGGTCGGCGGCCGCTCCGGCGTGAGCCAGCTGGTCGACCGGACCGACTACATGGGCGTGCTGTCGCACCTGCGGCGGCTTCGCTCGCCGCTCTCGCGCTCGCAACCGCACTTCGAGGCGCGGGACCTGCACGCGACCCAGTGGGGTCGCATCTGTCCCTCGGAGACGCCCGAGGGACCCAACTGTGGCCTGGTGAAGAACTTCGCGCAGGCGATGGAGCTCTCCCAGAACGTCGAGGACGAACAGGGACTGAAACAGGAACTGGCGGCGATGGGCGTCTCGGGCATCCCGGGCATCGAGTCCATCGACCAGCAGCCAGCGGACGACTAACATGAGCCAGCAACGAGAAGCCAAAGTCTACGTCAACGGGAGCCTGGTCGGGACACACCCCGACCCGCATCAGCTCGCAGACCAGATCCGACAGGCCCGCCGCCGCGGCGACGTGAGCGAGATGGTCAACGTCTCGGTCAAGAACCGCACGCGCGAGGTCATCGTCAACGCCGACGCCGGCCGCGC
The window above is part of the Halosimplex rubrum genome. Proteins encoded here:
- a CDS encoding DNA-directed RNA polymerase subunit H, encoding MVDVSQHELVPDHTALDGDEIEGVLEEYNIKKTDLPKIKRTDPAIRDLEADVEAGDVVKVTRDSRTTDRAVVYRLVVE
- a CDS encoding DNA-directed RNA polymerase subunit B'' — translated: MNIQDRREISREYFSRERLAEHHFRSFNAFLNRGMQEVVDEKATIETDIGDKEGEEPVYVELGDVRVVTPRVREADGSEELLYPQEARLRNITYAAPVFMEMAIIKGGEEEEERVVDQTETKIGRMPVMVGSDKCNIAGFTREELIDIGEDPADPGGYFIVNGSERVLMTSEDLAPNKILAETDTKYGDTIEVAKTFSQRRGYRALVLVERTRDGLLEVSFPSVSGSINFVTLIRALGLESDEEIVHRVSEDPEIVKFMLENLEAAEVQTTEEAIEELGKRVASGQGKNYQLKRANYVIDRYLLPHLHEDGVEEEDVRINKAYYLCRMAEACFELALDRRDADDKDHYANKRLKVSGDLMKDLFRTALNKLARDVKYQLERANMRNRQLSVSTVVRSDVLTERLEHPIATGNWVGGRSGVSQLVDRTDYMGVLSHLRRLRSPLSRSQPHFEARDLHATQWGRICPSETPEGPNCGLVKNFAQAMELSQNVEDEQGLKQELAAMGVSGIPGIESIDQQPADD